A genomic stretch from Flavobacterium sp. KS-LB2 includes:
- the hisIE gene encoding bifunctional phosphoribosyl-AMP cyclohydrolase/phosphoribosyl-ATP diphosphatase HisIE, whose translation MNIDFSKNTDGLIPAIIQDSETKTVLMLGFMNAEAYQKTVETKKVTFYSRTKQRLWTKGEESGNFLNLIDIKNDCDNDTLLIQVKPEGPICHKGTDTCWADENKVDYGFISDLENTIQVRRENADSEKSYVASLFKLGMNKIAQKVGEEAVEVVIEAKDDNDELFLSESADLLFHYLILLQAKGFKLNDVVEVLKSRQK comes from the coding sequence ATGAACATAGATTTCTCAAAAAATACAGATGGATTAATTCCAGCCATAATTCAAGATAGCGAAACCAAAACGGTCTTGATGCTTGGTTTTATGAATGCCGAAGCCTATCAAAAAACGGTAGAAACTAAAAAGGTAACTTTTTATAGTCGCACCAAACAAAGACTTTGGACAAAAGGAGAGGAAAGTGGCAACTTTTTGAATTTGATTGACATCAAAAATGACTGCGATAATGATACGCTGTTGATTCAGGTTAAACCAGAAGGTCCAATATGTCACAAAGGTACTGATACGTGCTGGGCAGACGAAAATAAAGTAGATTATGGTTTTATTTCGGATTTAGAAAATACGATTCAGGTTCGTAGAGAAAATGCGGACTCTGAAAAAAGTTATGTTGCTTCATTGTTTAAATTAGGGATGAACAAAATTGCCCAAAAAGTAGGTGAGGAAGCAGTTGAAGTTGTTATTGAAGCCAAAGATGATAACGACGAGTTGTTTTTGAGCGAAAGTGCTGATTTGCTTTTTCATTACCTTATTTTGTTACAGGCAAAAGGTTTTAAACTGAATGATGTTGTTGAAGTACTGAAAAGTCGTCAGAAATAA
- the hisF gene encoding imidazole glycerol phosphate synthase subunit HisF, whose amino-acid sequence MLTKRIIPCLDIKNGRTVKGVNFVDLRDAGDPVELAKIYSDEGADELVFLDISATEERRKTLVDLVRKVASTINIPFTVGGGISSVEDVEILLQNGADKVSINSSAVKNPQLINDLAQKFGSQCVVVAIDAKQINGQWIVHLVGGKVPTELNLFDWAKEVEERGAGEILFTSMDNDGTKNGFANEALAKLSELVNIPIIASGGAGNIQHFVDTFLEGKADAALAASVFHFKEIEIKTLKTALKNNNIEVRI is encoded by the coding sequence ATGCTTACAAAAAGAATTATTCCCTGTCTCGATATAAAAAACGGAAGAACCGTAAAAGGTGTTAATTTTGTGGACTTACGGGATGCAGGAGATCCGGTGGAATTAGCCAAAATATATTCGGATGAAGGTGCTGACGAATTGGTTTTTTTGGATATTTCAGCAACTGAAGAAAGAAGAAAAACCCTAGTTGATTTGGTTCGGAAAGTGGCTTCGACGATTAATATTCCATTTACTGTTGGTGGTGGAATTTCATCGGTTGAAGATGTTGAAATTTTATTGCAAAACGGTGCGGATAAAGTTTCTATTAATTCATCGGCAGTGAAAAACCCGCAGTTAATTAATGATTTGGCACAAAAATTTGGAAGCCAATGTGTAGTGGTTGCGATTGATGCGAAACAAATTAACGGGCAATGGATTGTTCATTTAGTAGGTGGAAAAGTACCTACCGAACTAAATTTATTTGATTGGGCAAAAGAAGTAGAAGAACGTGGAGCAGGCGAAATCCTATTTACCTCAATGGATAATGACGGAACTAAAAACGGATTTGCAAATGAAGCTTTGGCTAAATTGTCAGAGTTAGTTAATATTCCTATTATTGCTTCAGGTGGTGCAGGAAACATACAACATTTTGTAGACACTTTTCTGGAAGGAAAAGCTGACGCAGCATTGGCGGCAAGTGTATTTCATTTTAAAGAAATTGAAATCAAAACATTAAAAACAGCACTAAAAAATAATAATATCGAAGTTAGAATATAA
- the hisA gene encoding 1-(5-phosphoribosyl)-5-[(5-phosphoribosylamino)methylideneamino]imidazole-4-carboxamide isomerase — protein MRIIPAIDIIEGKCVRLSKGDYNTKIIYNENPLEVAKSFEAHGIEYLHLVDLDGAKSSQIVNYKILEQIATKTKLKIDFGGGLKSDSDLKIAFESGANQITGGSIAVKNRELFEKWIQEYGSDKIILGADANNEKVAVSGWLEDSNEDLIPFIQDYQNKGIQYVICTDIAKDGMLEGPSFDLYAKILAEAKGIKLIASGGISTFDELPRLAELGCEGTIIGKAIYEGRISLKQLENYI, from the coding sequence ATGAGAATAATACCTGCAATAGACATCATAGAAGGAAAATGTGTTCGCTTATCAAAAGGCGATTACAATACCAAAATTATATACAACGAAAATCCACTTGAAGTGGCAAAATCTTTCGAAGCCCATGGTATTGAATATTTGCACTTGGTAGATTTAGACGGAGCAAAGTCGAGCCAAATTGTGAACTATAAAATACTGGAACAAATTGCGACGAAAACCAAATTGAAAATTGATTTTGGTGGTGGATTAAAATCGGATTCCGATTTAAAAATCGCTTTCGAAAGTGGGGCGAATCAAATTACTGGAGGAAGTATTGCCGTTAAAAATAGAGAACTATTCGAAAAATGGATTCAAGAATACGGTTCAGATAAAATTATTTTAGGAGCAGATGCTAATAATGAAAAAGTAGCTGTTTCAGGTTGGTTAGAGGATTCAAATGAGGACTTGATTCCATTCATTCAAGACTATCAAAATAAAGGAATTCAATACGTTATTTGTACAGATATTGCCAAAGACGGCATGCTGGAAGGACCATCTTTTGATTTATACGCTAAAATTTTGGCGGAAGCCAAGGGCATAAAATTGATTGCTTCAGGAGGAATTTCTACTTTTGACGAATTACCAAGACTAGCCGAATTAGGCTGTGAAGGAACGATAATTGGAAAAGCAATTTATGAAGGAAGAATTTCGTTGAAACAATTGGAAAATTATATTTAA
- the hisH gene encoding imidazole glycerol phosphate synthase subunit HisH, producing the protein MKIVIINYGAGNIQSIMFAIERLGLKAVLSNNPDEIKEADKVIFPGVGEASSAMKMLLKSGLDTLIPTLKQPVLGICLGMQLMCNKSEEGNTRGLGIFDVDVIKFSPKVKVPQMGWNQIYNLKSPLFEGINENEYMYLVHSFYAPNCPEAIATTNYEVEYASALQKDNFYGTQFHPEKSGDIGERILGNFLKLKG; encoded by the coding sequence ATGAAAATAGTAATCATAAATTACGGAGCAGGTAACATTCAAAGCATTATGTTTGCGATTGAAAGATTGGGATTAAAAGCCGTTTTGAGTAATAATCCAGACGAAATAAAGGAAGCCGATAAAGTTATTTTTCCAGGTGTTGGTGAAGCAAGTTCAGCAATGAAAATGCTTTTAAAAAGTGGTTTGGACACTTTGATTCCAACCTTGAAACAACCCGTTTTAGGGATTTGCTTAGGAATGCAATTGATGTGTAATAAATCAGAAGAAGGGAATACAAGAGGATTAGGGATTTTTGATGTTGATGTGATCAAATTTTCACCAAAAGTAAAAGTACCACAAATGGGCTGGAATCAAATTTATAATTTAAAATCACCTTTATTCGAAGGAATTAATGAAAATGAATACATGTATTTAGTGCATAGTTTTTATGCGCCAAATTGCCCCGAAGCCATTGCTACAACGAATTATGAAGTAGAATATGCCTCGGCTTTACAAAAAGATAATTTTTATGGAACACAATTTCACCCGGAAAAAAGTGGTGATATTGGAGAACGAATTTTAGGAAATTTCTTAAAATTAAAGGGTTGA
- the hisB gene encoding bifunctional histidinol-phosphatase/imidazoleglycerol-phosphate dehydratase HisB, translated as MKKILFIDRDGTMVLEPNDYQLDSFEKLEFYPNAFQYLGKIAKELDFELVMVTNQDGLGTDSHPEINFWPVHNLIMKAFENEGVVFKDVLIDKTFPHENAPTRKPATGLLTRYIDNPAYDLENSFVIGDRITDVELAKNLGAKGIFINTDEALGSDEIASKREELDSVIALQTTDWKVIYEFLKLEERSASIERKTNETDIFINLNLDGTGKSKIETGIAFFDHMLDQIARHGQMDLEILVKGDLEVDEHHTIEDTAIALGEVFAKALGNKLGIERYGFCLPMDDCLAQVAIDFGGRNWLVWETEFKREMVGKMPTEMFYHFFKSFSDGAKANINIKAEGTNEHHKIEAIFKAFAKAIKVAVKRDTEKMILPSTKGML; from the coding sequence ATGAAAAAAATACTTTTTATAGATCGTGATGGAACAATGGTTTTGGAACCAAACGATTACCAACTAGATAGTTTTGAAAAACTTGAATTTTATCCCAATGCCTTTCAATATTTGGGTAAAATAGCAAAGGAATTGGATTTTGAATTGGTAATGGTGACTAATCAAGATGGTTTGGGAACGGATTCTCATCCTGAAATTAACTTTTGGCCAGTGCATAATTTAATTATGAAAGCTTTTGAAAATGAAGGAGTGGTTTTCAAGGACGTATTAATTGACAAAACTTTTCCGCACGAAAATGCTCCAACTCGCAAGCCTGCAACTGGTTTATTGACAAGATATATTGATAATCCTGCTTACGACTTAGAAAATTCGTTTGTAATTGGAGATCGAATTACTGATGTTGAATTAGCTAAAAACTTAGGTGCCAAAGGTATTTTTATTAATACTGATGAAGCTTTAGGTAGTGATGAAATTGCTTCAAAAAGAGAAGAATTAGATTCGGTTATTGCTTTACAAACAACAGATTGGAAAGTAATTTATGAGTTTTTGAAATTAGAAGAGCGTTCTGCTTCAATTGAAAGAAAAACGAATGAAACGGATATTTTTATCAACTTAAACCTTGACGGAACGGGCAAAAGTAAAATTGAAACCGGAATTGCGTTTTTTGATCACATGCTGGACCAAATTGCGCGACACGGTCAAATGGATTTGGAAATCCTTGTAAAAGGGGATTTAGAAGTCGATGAACACCACACGATTGAAGATACAGCGATTGCACTTGGAGAAGTTTTTGCGAAAGCATTAGGAAATAAATTAGGTATAGAACGTTACGGTTTTTGTTTGCCAATGGACGATTGTTTAGCGCAAGTGGCAATAGATTTTGGAGGTAGAAACTGGCTGGTTTGGGAAACCGAATTTAAACGAGAAATGGTAGGTAAAATGCCAACGGAGATGTTTTATCATTTCTTTAAATCATTTTCTGATGGAGCAAAAGCGAACATCAACATCAAAGCAGAAGGAACAAATGAGCATCACAAAATTGAAGCCATTTTTAAGGCTTTCGCCAAAGCAATAAAAGTAGCCGTAAAACGTGATACGGAGAAAATGATTCTGCCAAGTACGAAAGGAATGTTGTAA